One genomic window of Monodelphis domestica isolate mMonDom1 chromosome 1, mMonDom1.pri, whole genome shotgun sequence includes the following:
- the LOC100016597 gene encoding cysteine and glycine-rich protein 2, with translation MPNWGGGNKCGACGRTVYHAEEVQCDGRSFHRCCFLCMVCRKNLDSTTAAIHDDEVYCKSCYGKKYGPKGYGYGQGAGTLNMDRGERLGIKPENVQPHRPTTNPNTSKFAQKFGGAEKCSRCGDSVYAAEKGIGAGKPWHKNCFRCAKCGKSLESMTLTEKEGEIYCKGCYAKNFGPKGFGYGQGAGALVHAQ, from the coding sequence ATGCCCAACTGGGGAGGCGGTAACAAATGTGGAGCCTGTGGAAGGACTGTGTACCATGCTGAAGAGGTACAGTGTGATGGAAGAAGCTTCCATAGATGCTGTTTTCTGTGCATGGTTTGCAGGAAAAATTTAGACAGCACAACTGCGGCCATTCATGATGATGAGGTTTACTGCAAATCCTGCTATGGGAAGAAGTATGGACCCAAAGGGTACGGCTATGGCCAAGGAGCAGGCACGCTTAACATGGACAGAGGAGAGAGGCTGGGTATCAAGCCTGAGAATGTGCAGCCTCACAGGCCCACCACAAATCCAAACACTTCCAAATTTGCTCAGAAATTTGGAGGAGCCGAGAAGTGTTCCAGATGCGGAGATTCCGTGTATGCGGCAGAGAAAGGAATAGGAGCAGGGAAGCCTTGGCACAAAAATTGTTTCCGATGTGCCAAATGTGGAAAGAGCCTCGAGTCAATGACTCtgacagagaaagaaggggaaatctATTGCAAAGGTTGCTACGCAAAGAACTTTGGACCAAAGGGTTTTGGTTATGGCCAGGGAGCAGGGGCACTCGTCCATGCGCAGTAA